The following DNA comes from Ignavibacteria bacterium.
TGATATTTGTTGTATTTACTGTTTACGTGATCTTTGTAGGCGGCGATGTATTAAGACCTAACCGTTTCTTTGTACCAATTATGCCGGTATTCTTTATCCTGGTGCAGGAAGGGCTAGCAATGCTTGTGAGCCTGTTCGATAAAAAGCGTGAAATGGCAATGGGCGCAGTTGTGGGACTGCTGATAATAGGAGGCTCGTTATATTACACATACAGCAATGAAGCCGAAACGATTAAGGGTTACGCTGAGCTTGAAAATGGACTTGTTGAAAAAATGAAGCTCACCGCAGGCTGGCTGAAAAATAAACAGACACAAAACGGCAAACCACTCACAGTAGCAGCCACAACTATAGGGGCAATTTCATATTATTCAGATGTGATTTTAATAGATATGCTTGGGCTTACAGATAAGGAAGTGGCGCACAATCCGAAGCCAATACCTGAGATTTCGAGCAAAGATGTAGGCTGGAGGGAAAGAAATTATAATGTTGAGTACATTATGAGCCGCAAGCCTGATTATATTTATTTTTCAACGGGCATAAAGCCCAGCGCTTATGCTGAGCGCGGATTATTCACAAGCAATGAGTTCATGAAATATTACTACCCGTATTATTTCACAATAAAAGAAGCAGGCTTTACTGATGTAATGTATAAGCGCAAAACTGATGATGAAGTAAAGCAGATTACGGAGCTTCCCCCGAATCCGAATTACCAAAAATCCTTTGTAAACCTGTATAACCAGGCAATGAACACTACAAAGGATAAAACCAAGCTGCAGGAAGCCATCAATCTGTACTTGCAGTCAGCTGCTGCGGGACCCGCAGGCTGGGGCACACCATATCAGATGATTGGCGACATTTATATGCAGCAGAAGAACAAGGATGAGGCATTTAAAAATTATCAGAAAGCGGTTCAGCTGGATGATTACAACGTAATGGCACATTACTATCTATACCAGCTTTACGCAGAAAAAAACGATACAGCCAATGCAATGGCTAATTTAAATAAAATAAGAAAGTACGCGCCTGAAATGCTGGGCAGATAGCAGCTAACGGACAATTAATTTATGGGACTATACAACGATATTAAGATATACTTCAAAATGATGTTCAACTACAAGCCTAAAACTTTCTGGAATGAGCTGCTGACAAACTCATTTGACCTGAAAGGCGTTGGGCATTACCGCCTTAGCAATGAAGAGAACCTTAAGATGTACGAGGAAAAGAAAACTGTGCTTATGGGTGAAATGAAAAAAGCAGGTATTGAGATCACGCCTGATATGAATATAGTTGAAATTGGAATAGGTGTTGGCTACTGGACAGATTTTTTCAGCTCTCTTGGCGCAAAGAATTATACAGGTAATGATATTGCCGAAATATCGATTATAAACCTGCAGAAAAAATACCCGCAGTATAATTTTATACACGGTGATATCAGCGAAGTAAGGCTGCCTGAAAATACTTTTGATCTTGGCGTTATGATAGACGTTACCCAGCATATTACAGATGATGAGAGATTCAAAAAGGCTATGGATAACCTGTGGCGCTCATTAAAAAGCGGCGCAAAGCTGATAATTACCATGTGGGACCCGGCAAAGAACGTTTACCTTGCAAACAAGCTTCGCCTGAACCGGATCGAAAAACCCCGCGGAATTGAATGGTATCAAAAGGTTTACGGGAATTCAGAAGTACTTACCAAGGTAGATTTTAATGATAAGTATTTTGTGATATTCAGAAAGCCTTAATACCAGTTAAAGCTTTTTCTGTTGTTTACAGGTCTGTACTAAATTATTTTCCTGATGCCCGCCTTCGCGGTCATTACAAAAACTAACTCGTAAAATCAGGTATGAAAATATTAATTAACGCGTTATCAGGTATTGGTGATGCATTAATGTTCACACCTGCGCTTGCCCTTCTGAAAAAACACTCACCCGAAAGCATTATTGATATTGCCGTTATGTTCAAACCGGTTGAAGACCTGTTTAGAAACAATCCGCATGTAAACAAAGTTTACTTTATAGATTTCCTCAAACAATCTAAATTCAAATCGTTAAAACAAACCCTTGAGCTCAGGAAGCTTAAATATGATGTATCAATAAACGTTTATCCTTCTAACCGCAGGGAATATAATCTTGTACAATACCTCCAGGGGGCGAAGGTAAAAATTGCACACAGGTATAATAATTACTCAAAGTCTAACCTGGATTTCCTGAATAATATTTTGATCGATGAGGTTAAAGACAGGCACAATGTCATAGAAAACTTTGAGCTTGTTAAGGTTGCTTTTCCGGGCATGAATGCTGAAGAAACAGGGCCGCTTGAGGTATATTTAACCCGCGATAACGCGGACTTTGCCGAACAATATTTTAACGATAACGGGCTGAATGATAAATTAACCATTGGATTTCATGCAGGCTCAGCAACTTTTAAAGGCCATATTAACAAACGCTGGTCACCGGTTAAATACGCTTCTCTAGCAAAACAGCTTGTTATGCAATATAACGCGCGAATACTGCTTTTTGGCACTGAAAAAGATGTTAACGAAATGATACAGACTCTCGGGGGTAAAAATGTAATTATCCCTGAAACTAAGAACCTGATGGAATCTCTGGCATTAATGGAAAAGTGCAGCCTGTTTGTAAGCAATGATTCAGCGTTAATGCATATGGCTGCGGGACTCGCAATACCGCAGGTAGCGGTATTTGCATATACCAATTACAAAGAGCTTTACCCCTGGCAAAACCGGCATATTATTGTGCGAACTGAGCTGGACTGCTCACCCTGTTTTTTTAATTCACCTAAACCCGTAAATTGTATTTATAAAGGTAAGGATGAATTCAAATGTATTAAACTTGTTGAAGTAAGTGATGTAATGGGAGCATGCGAAGTGTTAATCGAAGAAATTCCACGTAATGTTAAACCTTGACATTGCGTTTAAGAACCCTCCCCTATCCATGAACGGGTAAACTCCCGTGTTATAAATTATCCTGTCCAGAATATTTTCAAAAGTTAACCCAAAAGTGGCTTTGCCTATCCTGCCCATTATGTAAAAATCTAATGTTGCGTTGGCAGGGATTCTAATGCTTCTTTCCAATGAATTTAATTCGAATATAAACGGCTGGAATGTATTTGCACTACCGGAATAATATAGTGCCCTGTATTCTGACCAATAGCGGGTTCCAAGTCCGATTTTGTATTCAAGTTTATTCTTGAAGGCATTGTCTTCCCATGCTAAGTTTATCCTGCCATAATTTTCAGGACTATCCATATTATGATCATTTCTAAACGAGTATGAATGATTTAATCCAATCTTAATTTTAAACACTTTAATTTCAGAAAATAAATTTACTCCTCTGAATACAGTTGAAGGTGGATAATTAAGCAGGGTAAAATAGTAATCGTAAGTTCTCGTTTTGTAATAATAAAACTCTGTACCCACATTCATGAAATCGTTCTTGTAAACTGCTGAAGTGCTTACATGGTTATCCTTATAACTGTACTGCAGCTTAAACTGCATGTTTTCGCTTTCCGAAAATTTCAGTTTATACTCTGCTCTAGCGCCGGGAGTAATGCTAATGCTGTTAAAACCGGCAGCGTAATATTCATAATCAAATGCCTCAGAAAATCCCCTTACGAATCCGGAGAGCAACAGATCGTTATATTTTAAGGTTAGCTCCTGAATAAAATTAATATTTTTAGTATTTCTGTAAAAAGGCTCAGTCCCAAAACTAAAATTATAATTTTTAATCGTATAATTATATTCTCCTTCAGTATTAGAATACAAATTTAACGCGCGGGATAAGCTAAAATTCAATTCTTCTTTTAATTTTATTCCATAATTAATCCACTGGTAATTATTTTTTTCGTAAATACCGTTGGGATTGCTGCGATTCTCTTCATCCCTGTACATGCGGAATGAATTGCTGACAAAAACCTGAATGAGTGTTCTGGAATTCTTACCGGTTTTGAAAATTGTTCCCAGATCAACATCAAATCTTTCTTTTATATCGTATGCATCACCGTTAAACACAAATGCCTCTGTAGCATCAAAAACTTCGCCTTTATCCCCAAGGTTAACAGTATCAGGATCAATACCGCTATTAAGCCCTTTCTGGATCCTTGCATAATTTACATAAGCGAAAAAATTAAGCTTATTGTTTGGAGCAAATGTCAAATTGAACCTGCCAAGCCATTTATCAAAATCGCTGTTTGTATAATGCCCGTCATAGGAGTGTTTTGTTATGCCAAAATTAAAATTCAGCTTACGGAATAAATTCTGGTGGAAATTTCCGTCAAAGTAAAGATTTTCATACCTATCCTGGTAGTAGCTTATTTCAGTATATGGTCTGAATTGGAAGAGCTGCCGTTGAATAATATTTATTGTGTTGCTGTATCCATAAATATTATTGCTGTAGTCACCTGAAAATTCAATTTCCGCTATCTCATTCCTTGAAAACAAATTATAATCTATCGAACCATCCAGCGGATCATTAATCGGTCTGCCATGTCTAAGCAAGCCAGTTCTGGTATAAGGCTGCTGGTTGTAATTTACAGGGTTAAGCTGGCCAACATCCATGAATTTTGTATAATATCCCGGTATATAGTTAAAAATATCCTCAAGAGTTTTGGCAGGGTACCACAAAAATCTGCGGCGTGTTAGAGTATCGGGAGATGTTTTGTTTATGTACTGGTAATTATGGTCAGCCAGAATAAAATTCTGAACATACAATGTGTCTTCTTTTTTTACGGGGGCTGTTTGCGGTTTTGTTGTATCCTGTGTAAAGGTAATGATATTAATTGATATCAATAATAGAAAAAATGTTATTATATTTACTATATTTTTATTCAATTAATAGTTTATTCTGAATTTTACAGCTTTCTACAAATAAGATTCCTGCCATTCAGGAATGACAATATACAAGAAGAATTAAAAGTACTTATTAAACCTGTATCAATCCATCCACCATTTTCAGTGTGCGGTCAGTCATTTCTGCGAATTTTTCATTGTGCGTTACAATTACGAATGTCTGATTATATTTTTTGCGCAGGTCAAATATCAGGTGCATAACTTCATCGCTGTTCTTTGTGTCAAGATTTCCAGTCGGCTCATCTGCAAGTATAACCTTGGGTGAATTTATCAGTGCGCGGGCTATTGCAACTCTTTGAGCTTCGCCGCCTGATAGTTCTGACGGCTTGTGATGAAGCCTTTCACCAAGTCCTACTTCGGTTAGTATATCTTTAGCTTTTTGTTCCACCGATTTCATCGATTTACCCGATATCATCGCAGCCAGGCAAACATTTTCAATTGCGCTGAATTCCGGCAGAAGGTGGTGAAACTGAAATACAAAGCCTATACGGGTATTGCGGAACCTTGCAAGCTCATTGCTTCCCATACTGAAAACGTCTTCGCCGTCAAAAATTACTTCGCCCTTGGTTGGCTTATCAAGTGTGCCAATTATATGCAGCAATGTGCTTTTTCCGGCACCTGAAGGTCCGACAATTGTTATTACCTCGCCTTCATAAATTTCAGTATCAATACCCTTTAATACCTTCAGTGTTTCCACTTTAGATACCTGGTATTCCTTGGTTAAGCCTTTTGTTTTTATTATTACTTTTCTTGCTGTATCCAAAATTTTCCTGCAATTTTTAACGAGGCCTGAAAGACCTCGACTACATTTCTAGTTCTTTGTGATTTTAGATATTCTGATTATGTTATATACTATTTATATACACATTTTCATTGCTCACTGTACATTGTTCATTGTACATTGCACATAGCTAATTATTCCCAGCGAATAGCTTTTATAGGCTCCTGCCTTGCAGCTTTAAATGCCGGGTATAATGAGGCAGCAAATGATATCAACAAAGCGCATAAGCCCACATAAATAAAATCAGTATATCTTATATCAACAGGCAATGCGTCAATTGAATAAACCATGCTATCAAGCGGGTAGAATTTAAATTTTATCTGTGCTAAACAAACGCCAAGCCCCAAAATTGAACCTAAAACAGTGCCGTAAATACCTATTAAAATACCTTCGAACATAAAAATCTTAAGTATACCGGAGTTCTTAGTACCCATTGCCTTTAATATGCCAATATCCCGCTTCTTTTCTATAACCGTCATAGTTAATGAGCCTACAATACTGAATGAAGCAACTGCTATTATGAGTGAAAGAACTATAAAAGCGGTCCACCTTTCAACCTTCATAACTGAATAAAGGTCTTCATGAAGGTCATACCATGAATTGATCCTGTAGCCATTTCCTAATACTGCTCTGAGTTTCTGCTTTGTTTCCTCAGAATTATCAATATCACTTATCCTCAGCTCAACACCGTTAACTGCATTTTTAAGGTCATACAGGCTTTGTGATTTGGGTATTGAAATAAATGAATAAAGCTTATCGTAATCACGGTTATTTGCGTCAAATATCCCGCGGACTATGAACTTCTGTGTCCTGGGAGTTATTATCTGTGTTAAAGCTTTTTCCATTCCAACTGTGCTCATAACTGTGATAGTATCCAGCACTCTTGCTTCAAGCTTGGCAGCTAGGCTGTTGCCCAGCACTATGCCGCCGAATTCATCATTATCACGGAATTCAAAAGTACCAAGGTTCACTTTATCCTTTACATCAGAGAGTCCCGATATTTTTTTATCATCAACGCCTTTTACAAAGGCAACTATGTTATTTTTTTTAGTTGAAATAACCCCTTTGTTCATTGTATAAGGAGCAATTTCAGTAGGATTTGATTCCACTGAAATTTTACTTATCAGCGAAGCATAGTCAGTAACCGTGGAGCCTGTATCCGCTTCCACCCTGATATGCGGATCAAAACCTGTGAGAGTATCAAGCTGGAATTTATTGAATCCGTTGAACACTGAAAGCATAACAATTAAAGCAGTAACGCCAACAGATAGCCCTATTACGGAAATTAAAGTAATTACAGTAATAAACTGAACTTTTCGTTTTGAAAGCAGGTATCTTCCGGCAATGAATCTTTCAAACATTATTTTTTAAACAGCTCCGTTTTATTCATCAAAAACTAAAATTGGCTCTCTGTAAAGCCTTACTTTTTTTGAATCTATTTTATGCTGAATATGTTTCTGCAGTTCTTCGTTGCGTTTATCAATATTTTCATCCGTATTAAGAGCATCAATAAGTATCTTAATATGAAGTACCCTGTTAGGTATCAGGTGCCTTGAAATACCCGCCGGCAGCTTTTGATCAAATCCAGCTATTTTTATAATATCCTCTTTTTTCAAACACGGAAACACGAACAAAAGCCCTTCATCAGGCGAAAGTGTTTTTACATCAGAAATATCCGTATCACTGTCTATCCTGGTGTAGCTGTACTTTTCATCGTAATACCTGTTTAGTGCCGCAAGCTGAGATAACATGGTTTTCAGGTCATTATCAAGCGTAACTGAAACAGCTTCTCCTTCTGAAGAGTAAACAAGTAAATCACATGCTGAAGCAGTATTTTTTGTTCTTTGGATTTTTTTCAGCTTAAGCCCTGCTGATGATGCGAACTCTGTGAGTTCTGCCATAGTCATAAAGCTGACATAGTGATACCAGGTTTTAAGTACAACTTCTTCTGAAGCATAATCTACAAGCTGTGCCAATATTGCTTTGCAGCCCAGCTGCTTTAAAGCTTCAAACCTGTTTGCTCCATCTATCAGTATATGGCTCTCATTATATTTAGCAACAATTAACGGATTATAAAGAACGTGCTCATCTTTAAAACGGTCAACTAGCCTGCTGCTTCTGTTACCTTCGCATTCTTCATGTAATGCAACAGCTTTTGAAGGCAGAAGTTTAAGTTCAAACTTTTCCCCGGCGAGGATGGACATAATTTAATTTTTGGTCAAAATTTTAAAGGCAATATAACAATCATAATAATTGATTTCTGTATAAAGATTAATCCTATAGTTATTGGCTTAAATCACTAAAAAGTATAACCTAAGCCCCCTGAAATGCCCCAGGTTCCGGCCTCTTCAAGTCCGTATGAACTGCCAATTGAAAATCCAATTCTCTTGGAAAGTACAAATCCCAGCCCGCTGTATATGCTATGAGAATTATAGTTAAGCCGTGTGTTTCTGGTAAATGAATATCCGGCGTAGCAAGAAACATTTTTCGATATATCAACTGATGGACCTCCTGAAATTACAATTTCAGGTTCAATTGAATAATTGTATGAATTCTTGGCGCTGTCTATCTGATTCTGAATAACTGCAGGATATTTTTTTGTATTAGGAAAGTCACGCCTTTGCAGCAAATTCAGCTCAAAGCTCAGGTCATACCCGAATCTGCCGTTAACATACCCCTGTGCAATCCCGAAATAAAAATCTGCTTTACCTGTGCCAAGCTCTTTTGACTGGCTTGCAGTTGGAAGCTTAACGATACCCTGTATACCGTGAATTAAATAATCCGTTTCAAGAAAGGAATATTTAATTCCAAGGTATGAGTCACCAAAGCCGCTGACCTTATTTCCCTGGAAATTGTAGCTTTCAGTAAACGGGGAAAGTCCCCCTGAGAGCTCTAAATTATCAGTAATTCCATAACTAACAGAAACCGGAATATCAATAACTTCATCTCCGTAAGAAATTCCAATTGAAAGATTAGTTTTACCTTTTTCAGTTGTAAACGCGTCAACACCGTAACCGGGCCTGTTGGCATTCAACAGGTATGAATATGCAGTCTGGCCAAGTATATCAAGCAAACGGTTCCCGCGCACGCGCTGTGCGGAAGTATCGCTGCTAAAGAGCAAAAGTAAAAACAAAACCGGCAAAGCTCCGCAGTATTTTTTCATTTCAGTATTTTTAACAAAAAACGGGCATAAAGTTATGCCCGTTTAAAAGATGTACTATTATAAAATTTTATTTACTTACTATTTCAACTTCATTTGTTGCAATCACGGTACCGTCTTTCTTTAAGCAGCTGACCTTATATTTTCCGGGCTCTTTAAATTCTACATCATCAAAGTGAATATAATCCCAGCTTGATTGTACTGTGAACGGAAATGTTTCTACAGCCTTTCCTGAAGCAACATCTGTAACATTGATATCAACAGAAGTAACACCAATCGGTTTTTTAAGCTTAAGCATCACTGTAATTGTGCCGGTAGTGAACTTTGTGCCTTCACCGATCTCTTTAGTAGTATATTTTTCACAGAAATAAAGCCTGTCACCGCCTGTCAGATCCTGCAGCTTAGAGCATGATACAACTACTAAAAATAAGACAGCTAAAGAAGCGAAAAGTTTAATCCTGTTAAAATTGATCCTGTTATTCATTTTGTCTCCTTAATTATTTTCCCCTTTATGGAATTTTATAATGTAAAAATAACGAAATATCTGAAAATAAGAAACATTCATTTATCACGTGAATCAAGATATTTAAGCCCTTCAATATCTCCCCATAAACCTCTTTTATTTTCCCTGGCTTCCTTTTCTGCTTTTATGAACTCACTTTGTTTAGAAACATTGAA
Coding sequences within:
- a CDS encoding class I SAM-dependent methyltransferase yields the protein MGLYNDIKIYFKMMFNYKPKTFWNELLTNSFDLKGVGHYRLSNEENLKMYEEKKTVLMGEMKKAGIEITPDMNIVEIGIGVGYWTDFFSSLGAKNYTGNDIAEISIINLQKKYPQYNFIHGDISEVRLPENTFDLGVMIDVTQHITDDERFKKAMDNLWRSLKSGAKLIITMWDPAKNVYLANKLRLNRIEKPRGIEWYQKVYGNSEVLTKVDFNDKYFVIFRKP
- a CDS encoding glycosyltransferase family 9 protein, which produces MKILINALSGIGDALMFTPALALLKKHSPESIIDIAVMFKPVEDLFRNNPHVNKVYFIDFLKQSKFKSLKQTLELRKLKYDVSINVYPSNRREYNLVQYLQGAKVKIAHRYNNYSKSNLDFLNNILIDEVKDRHNVIENFELVKVAFPGMNAEETGPLEVYLTRDNADFAEQYFNDNGLNDKLTIGFHAGSATFKGHINKRWSPVKYASLAKQLVMQYNARILLFGTEKDVNEMIQTLGGKNVIIPETKNLMESLALMEKCSLFVSNDSALMHMAAGLAIPQVAVFAYTNYKELYPWQNRHIIVRTELDCSPCFFNSPKPVNCIYKGKDEFKCIKLVEVSDVMGACEVLIEEIPRNVKP
- a CDS encoding ABC transporter ATP-binding protein, translating into METLKVLKGIDTEIYEGEVITIVGPSGAGKSTLLHIIGTLDKPTKGEVIFDGEDVFSMGSNELARFRNTRIGFVFQFHHLLPEFSAIENVCLAAMISGKSMKSVEQKAKDILTEVGLGERLHHKPSELSGGEAQRVAIARALINSPKVILADEPTGNLDTKNSDEVMHLIFDLRKKYNQTFVIVTHNEKFAEMTDRTLKMVDGLIQV
- a CDS encoding ABC transporter permease, with amino-acid sequence MFERFIAGRYLLSKRKVQFITVITLISVIGLSVGVTALIVMLSVFNGFNKFQLDTLTGFDPHIRVEADTGSTVTDYASLISKISVESNPTEIAPYTMNKGVISTKKNNIVAFVKGVDDKKISGLSDVKDKVNLGTFEFRDNDEFGGIVLGNSLAAKLEARVLDTITVMSTVGMEKALTQIITPRTQKFIVRGIFDANNRDYDKLYSFISIPKSQSLYDLKNAVNGVELRISDIDNSEETKQKLRAVLGNGYRINSWYDLHEDLYSVMKVERWTAFIVLSLIIAVASFSIVGSLTMTVIEKKRDIGILKAMGTKNSGILKIFMFEGILIGIYGTVLGSILGLGVCLAQIKFKFYPLDSMVYSIDALPVDIRYTDFIYVGLCALLISFAASLYPAFKAARQEPIKAIRWE